The window GCTGTCAAGGCATTGATCGACGCAGGCACAACAGTACGCACTACGCATTCTGCCCGTGCCGGGGCAGCAGCTCTGGGGTTCGATTATTTTATTCCGTCCGCAAGGACTGGCAGACAGCAGCCGTCTCAAGGTTGCAAGGAGGATGTCATGCAATTGAATATAAATGATATGCTTTTGAAAAGAGCGCAACAAGTCAGCGGTCTGCAATCCGCTCAGGCTGTCATCGAAGCTGCGCTGCACGTTTTGATTGCTCAACGATATCAAAGTGCATCCAAATCCAGAAGGCTGGAAAATCCCCTGAAACTGTTGCTGGAGTCGGATTTTATCG is drawn from Candidatus Electrothrix rattekaaiensis and contains these coding sequences:
- a CDS encoding type II toxin-antitoxin system VapB family antitoxin, whose product is MEKRAPHCCLAAVKALIDAGTTVRTTHSARAGAAALGFDYFIPSARTGRQQPSQGCKEDVMQLNINDMLLKRAQQVSGLQSAQAVIEAALHVLIAQRYQSASKSRRLENPLKLLLESDFIGCANSDETRLSQTYKNELTGILEKKYGYR